One genomic window of Pontibacillus halophilus JSM 076056 = DSM 19796 includes the following:
- a CDS encoding YihY/virulence factor BrkB family protein gives MSEAVRFVKELIKRFSDHEVAGLSAQLAYFFLLSLFPFMIFLFALVGYLPITQEEVLAYVRAYTPSDTLELVTSNLPEAGGGLLSVGIIGTLWSASNGINAVMRAFNHAYEVDENRPFLLSRFIAIFLTIAMFIVMIVALLLPVFGKVIGSTLSSYFGVSDEFIAVWEALRWLTSFLLIFFVLSSLYILAPNHRVHLRQALVGAVFATVAWQVVSLLFSFYVANFANYSSTYGSLGGIIILMIWFYLTGMIVLIGGEINAMLRKRKAFRN, from the coding sequence TTGAGTGAAGCGGTCCGTTTTGTTAAAGAATTGATAAAGCGTTTCTCTGACCATGAGGTGGCGGGTTTGTCTGCTCAGCTCGCCTATTTTTTTCTACTGTCTTTGTTTCCCTTTATGATTTTCTTATTTGCGCTTGTGGGTTATTTGCCGATTACACAGGAAGAAGTGCTAGCCTATGTACGGGCTTACACTCCATCAGATACATTGGAATTAGTCACGTCTAATCTCCCTGAAGCAGGGGGAGGGCTATTGTCTGTCGGAATCATTGGGACGTTATGGTCTGCCTCCAATGGAATTAATGCGGTTATGCGTGCCTTCAACCATGCGTATGAGGTGGATGAGAATCGCCCGTTTTTACTATCAAGATTTATCGCGATTTTCTTAACGATTGCAATGTTTATCGTAATGATCGTGGCCTTGTTGTTGCCTGTATTCGGAAAGGTCATTGGATCAACGCTTTCGTCTTATTTTGGAGTTTCTGATGAGTTCATAGCAGTTTGGGAAGCGCTACGATGGCTTACTTCGTTCTTATTAATCTTTTTTGTTCTTTCCAGTTTATACATATTGGCTCCGAATCATCGGGTGCATTTACGTCAAGCGCTTGTAGGAGCAGTCTTTGCTACAGTAGCGTGGCAAGTGGTGTCCTTGTTGTTCTCGTTCTATGTCGCTAATTTCGCTAATTATTCATCCACATACGGAAGCCTAGGTGGGATTATTATTTTAATGATTTGGTTCTATCTCACAGGAATGATTGTCCTTATTGGAGGCGAAATTAATGCCATGTTAAGGAAGCGCAAAGCCTTTCGAAATTAA
- a CDS encoding low molecular weight protein-tyrosine-phosphatase produces the protein MVRVLFVCLGNICRSPMAEAVFRDLVKREQLQDVIEVDSAGTGHWHEGNTPHAGTREKLESENISWDGILARQVREEDWDVFDYIVPMDSSNVRNLRKLNKDAPIVKLMEYVPNPKEVDVPDPYMTDNFDYTYELVVEGCHHLLKRIKEDKSL, from the coding sequence TTGGTACGTGTATTGTTCGTGTGCCTTGGCAACATTTGTCGTTCTCCGATGGCGGAGGCGGTCTTTAGAGATTTAGTGAAACGTGAACAGCTACAAGATGTAATTGAAGTGGATTCGGCTGGTACGGGTCACTGGCATGAAGGGAATACTCCTCATGCAGGTACGAGAGAGAAGCTCGAGAGTGAGAACATTTCATGGGATGGGATTCTAGCTCGCCAAGTTCGAGAAGAAGATTGGGATGTATTTGATTACATTGTGCCCATGGATTCGAGTAATGTGAGGAATTTGAGAAAGCTGAATAAAGATGCACCAATCGTCAAATTGATGGAGTATGTCCCAAACCCTAAGGAAGTGGATGTACCAGACCCATATATGACAGACAACTTCGACTATACGTATGAATTGGTTGTAGAAGGATGTCATCACTTATTGAAACGCATAAAAGAGGACAAATCTTTATAA
- a CDS encoding alanine/glycine:cation symporter family protein, with amino-acid sequence MGKENEVTLQRVLDTISGWVWGVPLLVLLVGTGIYLTLRLGFLQFRTLPYALRLVFSKSHNNDTKSEGDISHYKSLTTALAATIGTGNIAGVATAIFLGGPGAVFWMWLTALFGMATKYAEAILAVKYRITGEDGKMAGGPMYYLERGLNAKWLGVLFAVFGSIAAFGIGNMVQSNSVADALETTFNIPTFATGAILLILTTAVILGGIKSIGNVTAFFVPIMAAFYVIAGLIIIVMNFDLVPSAFGLIFSDAFSGEAVAGGAIGTVIRFGVARGVFSNEAGLGSAPIAAAAARTDYPGRQALVSMTQVFIDTIVVCTITGLTIVMGNKYGGELDGADLTSESFATFLGSTGSIIVSIGLVFFAFSTILGWSYYGERCFTYLFSQKWVPIYRSVFLLLVFVGAILKIGIVWTFADIMNGLMAFPNLVGLLLLSGVVVSETKRFLRVMKEEKAEQRGSVSTDA; translated from the coding sequence TTGGGAAAAGAGAATGAAGTTACATTGCAACGTGTACTCGACACAATCAGCGGTTGGGTATGGGGGGTCCCGTTACTCGTTCTGCTTGTCGGTACAGGAATTTATTTAACGTTACGCCTTGGCTTCCTTCAGTTTCGCACCCTTCCTTACGCACTTCGACTCGTATTTTCTAAATCTCACAACAACGATACCAAATCAGAAGGTGATATTTCTCACTACAAATCACTCACAACTGCACTCGCTGCTACAATTGGGACAGGGAACATCGCCGGTGTGGCCACTGCCATCTTCTTAGGTGGACCGGGTGCTGTATTCTGGATGTGGCTCACAGCCCTATTCGGTATGGCAACCAAGTATGCAGAAGCCATCCTAGCTGTTAAATACCGGATTACCGGAGAAGATGGGAAAATGGCTGGAGGACCGATGTATTACTTAGAGCGCGGGTTGAATGCGAAGTGGCTTGGTGTGTTGTTTGCTGTCTTCGGTTCCATTGCTGCGTTTGGTATTGGAAACATGGTTCAATCAAATTCTGTTGCGGACGCACTTGAAACAACGTTTAATATCCCTACTTTCGCAACTGGTGCAATTCTGTTGATCCTTACTACAGCTGTTATACTCGGTGGAATTAAGAGTATCGGAAACGTGACAGCCTTCTTCGTGCCAATTATGGCAGCTTTCTATGTCATTGCTGGACTTATTATCATCGTTATGAACTTCGACCTTGTACCAAGTGCCTTTGGACTTATTTTCTCTGATGCCTTCTCAGGTGAAGCTGTTGCAGGGGGAGCAATCGGAACAGTAATTCGATTTGGGGTTGCGAGAGGCGTCTTCTCTAATGAAGCGGGGCTTGGTTCAGCACCGATTGCCGCTGCTGCAGCTCGAACAGACTATCCTGGTCGCCAAGCACTTGTATCTATGACTCAAGTATTCATTGATACCATTGTCGTGTGTACGATTACGGGGCTTACCATTGTTATGGGGAATAAATACGGAGGAGAGTTAGATGGTGCGGACTTAACGTCTGAATCTTTCGCAACATTCTTAGGGAGTACAGGCTCAATCATTGTCTCTATAGGACTTGTCTTCTTCGCCTTCTCAACCATCTTAGGTTGGTCCTACTACGGAGAGCGATGCTTTACTTATCTCTTTAGTCAAAAGTGGGTCCCGATTTACCGTTCTGTCTTCCTCTTACTCGTCTTCGTTGGAGCGATTCTAAAGATCGGTATTGTATGGACGTTCGCAGATATTATGAACGGACTAATGGCCTTCCCGAACTTAGTAGGGCTTCTGCTCCTTTCTGGTGTGGTTGTCTCTGAAACGAAACGATTCCTGAGAGTCATGAAAGAAGAAAAAGCTGAACAACGTGGTTCTGTTTCCACAGATGCCTAA
- a CDS encoding bifunctional diguanylate cyclase/phosphodiesterase has translation MDLLYSETYLLDQLYKRISDAVDQSRVLQGRQLDRGKLHKSLAAYMMKSGSVKNAPNSLSVMVLNDSGEIVQTNDVSGFLVASNHRKPKFEDVYELVYTGSYRANLQDVWNTMRMGETWTGLLKTHGEIWMQATVMPVMDVQSHVQGAIILCGRNQGFEGNPLFKDHVAHDFLRTVQALVNLVFKVERHPYTGEYHFTLFEGKLAGVLGMSTAIVNGKKLQDLFGKDKAAFLQRHYERAFEGEEVSYKERFYEKYLYTNLSPVIENGKVIEVIGSSVDITDHEEAELRVRYIAYHDPLTDLPNRRKLRENVDRSIELSRSNGRSFAVLFLDLNRFKYINDAFGHRYGDQVLVTIAERVLEILGYQDELYRFSGDEFVIVVNDAEDLDYVENLGNEVLKQIERPIMIREKEFFLTASMGVTIYPLGGFTCDQLISHADIAMQYCKLHKGQGVVIYSPNMNETYHDMVNLEGDLRRALQAHELELYYQPKVNVQTGEISGMEALIRWTHPQKGLLSPAKFIPVAEETGLIIQMGEWVIFEACRQNQEWLLEGYPPQRVAVNVSAIELQRHNFSKKVEQILENTGLPPEYLEIEITENSIMQNTEECMQTLKELREMGVKLSIDDFGTGYSSLGYLPRFPLNYLKIDQTFIQNLKCNQNNAEIVKAVIQLAHTFNLEVIAEGVEDEHVLQFLKEEGCEYYQGFYFSKPLSPEMFEHLLQQRNPQTL, from the coding sequence ATGGATTTACTATACTCGGAGACATATCTATTAGACCAATTATACAAACGAATAAGTGACGCGGTCGATCAATCTCGGGTGTTACAAGGGAGGCAACTAGACCGTGGAAAGCTTCATAAGTCGCTGGCTGCTTACATGATGAAGTCAGGTTCTGTTAAGAATGCTCCTAATTCGCTATCGGTTATGGTATTGAATGATAGCGGAGAAATTGTGCAGACCAATGATGTTTCTGGATTCCTCGTAGCGAGCAATCATCGCAAACCGAAATTTGAGGATGTATATGAGTTGGTGTATACAGGTTCGTATCGTGCTAACCTTCAAGATGTTTGGAATACGATGCGTATGGGAGAAACATGGACAGGATTGTTAAAGACCCACGGTGAAATATGGATGCAAGCAACGGTTATGCCTGTTATGGACGTTCAAAGCCATGTCCAAGGGGCGATTATTCTGTGCGGCCGAAATCAGGGATTTGAAGGAAATCCCTTATTCAAGGACCATGTTGCTCATGATTTTCTTCGTACGGTTCAAGCGCTCGTGAATCTAGTCTTTAAAGTGGAGCGTCACCCCTACACCGGAGAATACCATTTCACGTTATTTGAAGGGAAATTAGCTGGTGTTCTTGGCATGTCAACGGCAATTGTGAACGGAAAGAAATTACAAGACTTGTTCGGTAAAGATAAGGCTGCATTCTTACAGCGTCACTATGAGCGTGCATTCGAGGGAGAAGAAGTTTCTTATAAAGAACGATTCTATGAAAAGTATTTATATACGAACCTCTCTCCTGTAATTGAGAATGGTAAAGTCATTGAAGTGATAGGGTCGTCTGTAGACATTACGGACCATGAAGAAGCGGAGCTGCGCGTTCGATATATTGCGTACCATGATCCACTTACTGACTTGCCCAATCGCCGTAAGTTAAGAGAGAACGTAGATCGTAGTATTGAGTTATCAAGAAGCAATGGTCGGTCCTTTGCAGTCTTGTTCCTTGACTTAAATCGCTTTAAGTACATCAATGACGCGTTCGGCCATCGATACGGTGATCAAGTGCTCGTTACAATTGCTGAACGTGTGCTTGAGATCCTAGGCTATCAAGATGAGTTGTATCGATTTAGTGGTGATGAGTTCGTCATCGTTGTGAATGATGCGGAAGACTTGGATTACGTCGAAAATCTAGGAAACGAAGTGTTAAAACAAATTGAGCGCCCCATCATGATTCGTGAGAAAGAATTCTTTCTTACAGCAAGTATGGGCGTGACCATTTATCCGTTAGGAGGATTCACATGCGACCAGCTCATTAGTCATGCAGACATTGCTATGCAATACTGCAAGCTACATAAGGGCCAGGGTGTCGTTATTTATTCTCCAAATATGAATGAAACGTATCATGACATGGTTAACTTAGAAGGTGATCTCAGGCGAGCGCTACAAGCTCATGAACTTGAGCTTTACTACCAGCCTAAGGTAAATGTTCAAACTGGTGAAATAAGTGGTATGGAAGCATTGATTCGGTGGACTCATCCACAGAAGGGACTCTTAAGCCCTGCTAAATTTATCCCCGTCGCAGAAGAAACGGGACTCATTATTCAAATGGGTGAGTGGGTCATCTTTGAAGCGTGCCGTCAGAATCAGGAATGGTTACTAGAGGGTTATCCTCCTCAACGGGTTGCTGTTAACGTGTCAGCAATTGAGCTTCAACGCCATAACTTCTCAAAAAAGGTAGAACAAATCCTTGAGAATACGGGTCTCCCCCCAGAATACTTAGAAATTGAAATTACAGAGAACAGTATCATGCAAAACACAGAAGAATGCATGCAAACCTTAAAGGAGTTAAGGGAGATGGGAGTAAAACTTTCCATAGACGACTTTGGAACAGGCTACTCCTCGCTTGGATATCTTCCGCGTTTCCCACTAAATTATTTAAAGATTGACCAGACATTCATCCAGAATCTTAAATGCAATCAGAACAATGCAGAAATCGTCAAGGCGGTCATCCAGCTTGCTCATACGTTTAACTTGGAAGTTATCGCTGAAGGCGTAGAAGATGAACATGTTCTACAGTTTCTGAAAGAAGAAGGCTGCGAATACTATCAAGGCTTCTATTTCAGTAAACCGTTGTCTCCTGAGATGTTCGAGCACTTATTGCAACAACGAAACCCCCAAACGCTGTAG
- a CDS encoding SOS response-associated peptidase, translated as MKTMCGRFTFTIQPEDVLTHFHIEQELEGGSPRYNIAPGQQVLSVVHDGENNRAGYLKWGLVPVWAKDPSIGYKMINARSETAHEKPSFKRLMERKRCIIVADSFFEWKEENGRKQPYRIYAPKQSFFSFAGLWDRWRDGDEDLVTCTILTREANPFMESLHHRMPIILPEEQEQWWIQSETRNAKQVHDALRQFSPPELEAYPVHSMVNSAKNDGPGCVEKVSVE; from the coding sequence ATGAAGACAATGTGTGGACGATTTACATTTACGATTCAACCAGAAGATGTGCTTACTCATTTCCACATTGAACAGGAACTAGAGGGGGGTTCCCCTAGGTACAATATTGCCCCGGGACAGCAAGTACTTTCAGTTGTACACGATGGAGAGAACAATCGAGCTGGGTATTTGAAGTGGGGGCTTGTGCCTGTGTGGGCGAAAGATCCATCTATTGGGTATAAAATGATTAACGCGCGTTCTGAAACAGCCCATGAAAAGCCGAGCTTCAAACGGTTAATGGAGCGAAAGCGTTGCATTATTGTCGCGGACAGTTTCTTTGAATGGAAGGAAGAGAATGGGAGGAAGCAACCTTACCGAATCTATGCGCCTAAACAATCATTCTTCTCATTTGCAGGATTATGGGATAGGTGGCGTGATGGCGATGAGGATCTTGTTACATGCACAATTCTGACACGGGAAGCCAATCCGTTTATGGAATCCCTTCATCACCGTATGCCGATCATCCTTCCAGAAGAGCAAGAACAATGGTGGATTCAGTCTGAGACCCGTAATGCGAAACAAGTCCACGACGCTCTGCGCCAATTTTCACCCCCTGAGTTGGAGGCTTATCCGGTACACTCAATGGTGAACTCTGCGAAGAATGACGGTCCAGGTTGTGTGGAGAAAGTGTCTGTTGAATAG
- a CDS encoding HAD family hydrolase — translation MKLEDYSLVIFDLDGTLYEDTAHFSLFAEKLKHELPLERQHAFERDEKCVQKGEHPLAIGKVYDTLEDIIWTWDPFTDMLIEPLTWDGKEAPIEQKSISFRASDVDFDRWLSIGDGWWPPYVLARHHGVPMETCHKVYNETKVVMSSEGGWMTRTEGLRNTLLSWKEQKHLVLVTNSDKEDVIRILSKLNLDDVFSHIIPSAMKPKETEHHFKSLLETYKLEPHDALSIGDNFINEIAPALKLGMASCWLTPDEPPITHPNLFAVSSLKQVF, via the coding sequence TTGAAACTTGAGGATTATTCACTAGTCATCTTTGACTTGGATGGGACGTTGTACGAAGATACCGCTCACTTCTCCTTATTTGCAGAAAAGCTAAAGCACGAACTTCCATTGGAACGGCAGCATGCATTTGAGCGGGATGAGAAATGTGTGCAGAAGGGGGAGCATCCATTAGCGATTGGAAAGGTTTACGATACTTTAGAGGATATCATTTGGACGTGGGATCCTTTTACGGACATGCTAATTGAACCGTTAACATGGGATGGGAAAGAAGCGCCTATTGAGCAGAAGTCCATTTCATTTCGCGCGAGTGATGTAGACTTTGATCGGTGGTTATCGATTGGAGATGGATGGTGGCCCCCATATGTGTTAGCCAGGCATCATGGCGTTCCTATGGAGACTTGCCATAAGGTATACAACGAAACAAAAGTGGTGATGTCAAGCGAAGGTGGATGGATGACAAGGACGGAGGGGTTACGAAACACACTCCTTAGCTGGAAAGAGCAGAAGCATCTTGTGCTCGTAACCAATAGCGACAAAGAGGATGTTATTCGAATTCTTTCTAAATTAAACCTAGACGATGTGTTCTCTCATATTATCCCTTCCGCTATGAAGCCAAAAGAAACAGAACATCATTTCAAATCGTTATTAGAAACGTACAAGCTTGAGCCCCATGATGCGCTATCAATTGGAGATAACTTCATCAATGAAATAGCGCCCGCACTAAAGTTAGGGATGGCTAGCTGTTGGCTTACACCAGATGAGCCCCCAATCACACACCCTAATTTATTTGCAGTTTCTTCACTCAAGCAGGTCTTCTAA
- a CDS encoding GNAT family N-acetyltransferase, producing MIKLWPVTKNNWEDCVLLKVTEEQQKWIASNVLSLAQYQFLGEFKAMGIYHGREMIGFAMYGVDEEDGQLWLYRFMIDVQYQRQGYGREALTLIMEDLRKWAMKLNQQEVTLSHDPENVGAASFFYQFGFHPTGEMKYGERVLSCSLFKH from the coding sequence GTGATTAAGCTCTGGCCAGTAACAAAGAATAACTGGGAAGACTGTGTCCTGTTGAAAGTAACTGAAGAACAACAGAAATGGATTGCATCCAATGTGTTGTCTCTTGCCCAATATCAGTTTCTTGGTGAATTTAAAGCAATGGGAATTTATCATGGTCGAGAAATGATTGGGTTTGCGATGTATGGGGTGGATGAAGAAGATGGCCAATTATGGTTGTATCGATTTATGATCGATGTTCAATACCAGAGGCAGGGATATGGAAGAGAAGCGCTTACGCTTATAATGGAAGACTTAAGAAAGTGGGCCATGAAGCTGAACCAGCAAGAGGTTACCTTAAGTCATGACCCAGAGAATGTTGGTGCTGCTTCGTTCTTCTATCAATTTGGCTTTCATCCTACAGGAGAAATGAAATATGGAGAACGCGTACTATCCTGTTCCTTGTTCAAGCATTAG
- a CDS encoding TetR/AcrR family transcriptional regulator: MSDELNLQEILQETENDTLKLTPKQTKILEAAIEIFSEKGYNATSTSEIAKRAGVAEGTIFRHYKTKKELLFSIVTPMITKVALPVFANKFVKEVFSPDYDRYDQLLRTLVYERYQFVKKNLPFLKIMLQEMAFHPELKEKLQQQFSQHVYPSFKEKVEHYQKEGQIRDYPVESVIRFVMTSIIGMIVTRLLILPDAEWDDEAEIERTIDFIMYGIHQS; encoded by the coding sequence ATGAGTGATGAGCTGAATCTCCAAGAGATCCTCCAAGAAACTGAAAATGACACCTTAAAGCTCACCCCAAAGCAGACCAAGATATTAGAGGCTGCTATCGAAATTTTCTCAGAGAAAGGATATAACGCAACTTCTACAAGCGAGATTGCCAAGCGTGCTGGTGTAGCAGAGGGAACAATCTTTCGACATTATAAGACGAAGAAAGAATTGCTCTTCTCCATCGTAACTCCGATGATTACGAAAGTGGCTCTCCCAGTCTTTGCAAATAAATTTGTGAAAGAAGTGTTTAGTCCAGACTACGACCGATATGATCAGTTGTTGCGAACGTTAGTCTATGAGCGTTACCAATTTGTGAAGAAGAATTTGCCCTTCTTGAAGATTATGCTTCAAGAAATGGCTTTTCACCCTGAACTTAAGGAGAAGCTTCAACAACAGTTCTCCCAACATGTGTATCCATCATTTAAGGAGAAGGTTGAACATTACCAGAAGGAAGGTCAAATTCGAGATTATCCAGTTGAATCCGTCATTCGATTTGTGATGACGTCTATTATCGGTATGATCGTTACGCGTCTTCTTATTCTTCCTGATGCTGAATGGGACGACGAAGCTGAAATTGAACGAACAATTGATTTCATCATGTATGGAATCCATCAATCATAA
- a CDS encoding ABC transporter permease: MNSIAISKRILRQFRRDKRSMALMIMAPLLVLTLMWLVFDGEQYEPKIGLVEGPAPFTKALESQDAELASFTTKEDAFDELESGELDGVIYFEGREATIQLEGSNPNEVSAVRKVVQSTTKTLSEESKGAQPLDLSFSFLHGGEDLGLFDNVGPVLVGFFVFFFVFITGGVSFLRERTQGTLERLLSTPLKRFEIVMGYVIGFGIFTLIQTLVIVSYSIYVLDMWMVGNIGYVLLITFILALTALTLGTLLSTYAKSEFQMFQFIPLVIIPQVFFSGMFSLETMTPWLRWLQHVLPLSYGAEALRDVMIRDAGFIDIWVEMVVLIAFVVLFFTLNVLALRKHRKL; the protein is encoded by the coding sequence ATGAACAGTATCGCTATCTCCAAACGTATCTTACGTCAATTCAGACGTGACAAGCGGTCGATGGCACTTATGATTATGGCTCCGTTGCTCGTTCTTACGCTAATGTGGCTTGTATTTGACGGCGAACAATATGAACCTAAGATTGGACTGGTTGAAGGACCTGCTCCATTCACTAAAGCTCTTGAATCTCAAGATGCCGAACTTGCTAGCTTTACAACTAAGGAAGATGCCTTTGATGAGCTAGAATCAGGAGAGTTGGATGGGGTGATTTATTTCGAGGGTAGGGAAGCGACAATCCAACTCGAAGGGAGTAATCCAAACGAGGTCTCGGCTGTTCGAAAGGTCGTCCAGTCTACCACTAAAACGCTTAGTGAGGAGTCCAAAGGAGCACAGCCTTTAGATTTATCATTCTCGTTCCTGCATGGCGGCGAGGACTTAGGACTGTTTGATAATGTAGGGCCAGTACTCGTAGGATTCTTCGTCTTCTTCTTCGTATTTATTACCGGAGGAGTCTCGTTCTTAAGAGAACGAACGCAAGGAACTTTAGAACGACTTCTATCGACACCGTTGAAACGGTTTGAAATTGTGATGGGCTATGTCATTGGCTTTGGAATCTTCACCCTTATTCAAACGCTCGTGATTGTCTCCTATTCTATCTATGTGCTTGATATGTGGATGGTTGGAAACATCGGCTATGTGTTGCTTATTACGTTCATACTAGCACTGACCGCGCTTACGCTAGGAACGTTATTATCCACTTATGCGAAGAGTGAATTCCAAATGTTTCAGTTCATTCCACTGGTCATCATTCCACAAGTTTTCTTCTCCGGGATGTTCAGTTTAGAAACGATGACTCCGTGGTTACGATGGTTACAGCATGTCTTACCACTTTCATACGGAGCAGAAGCATTGCGTGATGTTATGATTAGAGATGCTGGGTTTATAGATATTTGGGTAGAAATGGTGGTCTTAATTGCATTTGTCGTCTTGTTCTTTACGTTAAATGTGTTGGCATTACGTAAGCACCGAAAGTTATAA
- a CDS encoding ABC transporter ATP-binding protein: MKEMIRVEGMAHSFGKEEVLKDIHVSIEQGEIYGLLGPSGAGKTTLVKMIVGITEADRGRVWVKGVQMPSLHQMNVIGYMAQSDALYGELSARENMDFFGSIYGYNKRKRKQRIQEVAHIVNLEKDLDKQVHHYSGGMKRRLSLAIALLHEPDVLVLDEPTVGIDPLLRQSIWEEFTRLKNEGKTLIVTTHVMDEAEKCDRLAMLRGGYLIAQGTPQELIQQVRASSIEEAFLSYGGAEA; encoded by the coding sequence ATGAAAGAGATGATTCGTGTGGAAGGAATGGCACATTCTTTCGGTAAGGAAGAAGTGTTGAAGGATATTCATGTATCAATTGAGCAAGGAGAGATTTATGGATTACTTGGACCTTCTGGGGCCGGCAAGACAACTTTAGTTAAAATGATTGTGGGGATAACAGAAGCAGACCGAGGGAGGGTGTGGGTGAAAGGAGTACAGATGCCTTCCCTACATCAGATGAACGTAATCGGCTATATGGCTCAATCCGATGCTTTATACGGAGAGTTGTCAGCGCGAGAAAATATGGACTTCTTCGGATCGATCTATGGATACAATAAAAGAAAGAGAAAGCAGCGTATCCAAGAAGTGGCACACATCGTGAATCTTGAAAAGGACTTGGATAAACAAGTGCATCATTATTCAGGAGGAATGAAGCGGAGATTATCGCTCGCTATTGCCTTGTTGCATGAACCTGACGTGCTTGTCTTAGATGAACCGACAGTCGGTATCGATCCTCTGCTTCGACAGTCGATATGGGAAGAATTCACCCGTTTGAAGAACGAAGGGAAGACACTTATTGTGACCACTCATGTTATGGATGAGGCGGAGAAGTGTGACCGGTTAGCGATGTTACGAGGTGGTTACCTCATTGCACAAGGAACGCCACAAGAGTTAATCCAGCAAGTGAGGGCTTCCTCAATTGAGGAAGCTTTCCTTTCTTATGGGGGTGCCGAAGCATGA
- a CDS encoding DUF1992 domain-containing protein, with amino-acid sequence MDFSFRIAEERIKEAERNGEFKDLPGKGKRLDLSEWEAVPQDLRMSYTIMKNANMLPEEMNVKKEILELEDLLRQCDDEEERQAYRKKLSEKQIHFDQLMEKRKMNRSSTYHKYQTAITRRLFS; translated from the coding sequence GTGGATTTTTCTTTCCGTATTGCAGAAGAACGAATTAAGGAAGCTGAACGGAACGGGGAGTTTAAAGACTTACCTGGTAAAGGAAAGCGACTTGACCTGTCAGAATGGGAAGCGGTTCCTCAGGATTTACGCATGAGCTATACCATTATGAAGAACGCAAATATGCTTCCTGAGGAAATGAATGTTAAGAAAGAAATTCTTGAATTAGAAGATTTATTGAGACAATGCGATGATGAAGAAGAGCGACAAGCTTATCGGAAGAAGTTAAGTGAGAAACAAATCCATTTCGATCAGTTAATGGAGAAACGAAAGATGAATCGTTCGAGCACCTACCACAAGTATCAAACGGCTATAACGCGTCGCTTGTTTTCCTAA
- a CDS encoding nucleoside deaminase: MNRYMERALQLAVENVHKGGSPFGAVLVRNNEIIAEGVNELHVHYDSTAHAEMVVIREAQHKLQTMDLSDCSLYASGEPCPMCIAAMYFAKLQDVYYSQTVEEAAQVGLTLSETIYKDLMKPKSTRQLIPVHMPLKRRELDAMKTYRNQQS; encoded by the coding sequence ATGAATAGATATATGGAGAGGGCTTTACAACTAGCAGTTGAGAATGTACATAAAGGTGGTTCGCCGTTCGGAGCTGTCTTAGTACGAAACAATGAAATCATTGCAGAAGGGGTAAATGAACTTCACGTCCATTATGATAGTACAGCCCATGCAGAGATGGTAGTCATAAGAGAAGCACAACATAAGCTTCAAACGATGGATTTAAGTGATTGCTCTCTGTATGCAAGTGGTGAACCATGCCCAATGTGCATAGCGGCGATGTACTTTGCTAAGCTTCAGGATGTGTATTACAGTCAGACGGTTGAAGAAGCAGCTCAAGTTGGGTTAACGTTGAGTGAAACCATCTACAAAGACTTGATGAAGCCAAAGTCAACAAGACAGTTAATTCCTGTGCATATGCCCTTGAAGCGACGAGAGCTAGATGCGATGAAGACCTATCGTAACCAGCAGTCATAG